The following nucleotide sequence is from Candidatus Rokuibacteriota bacterium.
CCTCGGCCGCCGCCGCGTCCACCGCCAGCAGCAGCGCGCCCGAGGCGATGGTGCCCAGCGGGTCGAGCCCGAAGGCGCGGCAGAGCCGCTCCCCCTCGGGGAGCACGGGGATCCGCTCGCGCTCGACGCGCAGGCCCACCTCTCCGGCCTGCGCCAGCTCCCAGCACGCCGTGGCCAGCCCGCCCTCGGTCGGATCGTGCATGGCGTGCACGCGCGCGGCGCCGCAGGCGAGCCGCGCCTCCGGCACCACGCTGATTCCCGGGGCGCGCAGGAACTGCCGCGCCCGCGCCACCACCGCCCGCGGGACGCCGCGCCGTTCCGCCTCCTCCCCGCGCTCGCGCGCGATGAGGGCCGCCCCCTCCAGCGGCACGCCCTTGGTGAGCAGCACGCGATCGCCCGGTCTGGCGCCGGCGGTCGTCACCAGCCTGTCCTTGTCGACCTCGCCCAGCATGGCACCGACGACGACGGCCCGGGCGAGGCCCGCCGTGATCTCGGTGTGCCCGCCGACCAGCGACGCGCCGATCTCCCCGCACGCCTCCGCGATCTCGGCGAATAGCTCCTCGACGCCCGGCTCCGTCGTCTGGCCTTCGGGCAAGAGCAGGGTGGCGAGGAACCACCGGGGGAGGGCGCCGCGCACCGCCAGGTCGTTGGCGTTCACGTGGACCGCGTAGCGTCCCATCTCGTCGGTGGCGAACGTGATGGGGTCCGTCGTCGCGACCAGGTACCGATCGCCCATGTCGAGGACCGCGGCGTCCTCTCCGACCCGCGGCCCCACCACCACGCGCTCCCCGTGCGTCACGTACTTCGCGAACAGCCGCTGCAGGGTCTCCGCCCTCACTTTGCCCACCGGGAGCGGCGGCATGGCGCAGGTAGTATAGGCAGGGCTCCGGTGGGGGTCAAGGCGCGGACGCCGTCGAAGTTGCTATGATACGGGCCCGTGGCGGACCAGATCCTCGAGTGCGTCCCGAACATCAGCGAGGGCCAGGACCCGCGCGCGGTGGAGGGGCTGGCCGGGGCCGTCCGCGCGACCGCGGGCGTGAGGCTCGTGGACGTCCACGCGGACCCGGACCACAACCGATCGGTGTTCACCTTCCTCGGCGCGCCCGGGGACGTCGAGCGCGCGGCGCTGAGCCTGGCCGCGGCCGTCGCCCGGAGCGTGGACATGCGCGCCCACCGCGGCGTCCACCCGCGCCTCGGGGCGCTGGACGTGCTCCCGTTCGTGCCGCTCCGGGGGCTCACCATGACGGCGGCCGTGGAGATCGCCCGCCGCGCGGGCCAGACCATCGCCCTGACGCACGACCTGCCCGTCTACTTCTACGCGGCGGCGGCGCTGTCTCCGGCGCGCCGCTCGCTGCCTGCCATCCGCCGGGGCGAGTACGAGGGGCTCCCGGAGAAGCTCGCCGATCCCGCCTGGCGCCCCGACGCAGGCCCCGCGCGCTTCAACCCGCGGCTGGGCGCGACGGCCGTGGGCGCGCGCGAGCCGCTCGTCGCGTTCAACGTCTGGCTCGACTCCTCGGACCCCGAGGTGGCGCGTGCGATCGCGCGGGCCGTGCGCGAGTCCTCGGGCGGGCTCCCCGGCGTCCAGGCCATGGGCGTGCCGCTGGCCCGGCGCGGCCTGGTCCAGGTCTCCATGAACCTGCTGGACTACCGGCGGACCTCGCTGGCGCGCGCCTTCGACGCCGTCGAGGCCGAGGCCGTGCGGCACGGCGTCGCGATCCGGCGCGGAGAGCTGGTGGGGCTGGCGCCGCGGGCGGCCTTCGAGGGGCGCGCGCCCGAGAGCGTGGGGCTCGCGGACTTCACCAACGCGAAGTACCTCGACACCCACCTCCCGCCCCCCGAGCGGGACTCCGACTGACCTGAAACTTCACCCGGCGGCAACCTTCGGCACCAGAGTGTAGCCGAGGGTCCTGGCTGTTTCGGTGAGTGCTGCCAGGCGCCGGGTCTGGAACTGGTGGTCGTAGGCCTGTTCCCCGATGTCGACGTAGTCGTGTCCGTAACGGAGCATCCGGTAGATGAGCCGCGCGAGTTGCCGGGCGGTCGCGAAGACGGCGACCGCGCCCCCCTTGTGGCGAGCGATGCGGCGGAAGGAGGCGCCGAGGGCGGTCTTGGAACGTTGGAGCGACGTGGCCGCCATGCGCAGGACACCCGCGATGCGATTGGCCCCCAGACCGTTGCGTCGCTTCTTCAAGGGCTTGCCGCCCGAGATCGGCGTCCGCGGACACAGGCGCAACCACGAGACGAAATGGTCTTCCGACGGGAAGGCGGCCAGATTGGGGCCGACTTCGGTCAGGACCACCTGGGCGGCGCCGGCACTGATGCCGTCGACGCGCGTCAAGTCGACGCCGGCAAAGCGCCAGAGGGTGGTTCGGGCCGACTGCTCCCCGCGCGCCTTGATGGCTTTCTCCTTGGCCGGATTGGGGTGGGGTGGCACCGGTTCCGCCTGCCGTTCGGGCGGGTGCAGGGCCGCGACCTCCTGGAGGAGCTGCGCCTCGTACGCGGCGATCTCGGTTTCCAGCGCGTCGAACAGACGGAGCGTGGACGCCAGGTTGAACAGATGCTCGTCGCGCCAGGTGCCCGTGAGATACCGCGCGATCTCCGCGGCCGACTTCCCACAGCGTCGATCCCGGTGCCTGGCCAGACGGGCCGGATCGCGTTCGCCCCCGACGATGGCGCGCACGATCGCCATGCCGGTCACCCCGGTGAGGTCGGTGACGGCGCGATGCACCTGCACGTTCATTTGATCCAGCGACTTCTGCATCCACTGGACACACCGTGTGCGCTCGGCCACGAGATTGGCCAGCTGGCGGTGGAGGGCGCGCAGCCGGGTGAT
It contains:
- a CDS encoding hydrogenase expression/formation protein, which gives rise to MRAETLQRLFAKYVTHGERVVVGPRVGEDAAVLDMGDRYLVATTDPITFATDEMGRYAVHVNANDLAVRGALPRWFLATLLLPEGQTTEPGVEELFAEIAEACGEIGASLVGGHTEITAGLARAVVVGAMLGEVDKDRLVTTAGARPGDRVLLTKGVPLEGAALIARERGEEAERRGVPRAVVARARQFLRAPGISVVPEARLACGAARVHAMHDPTEGGLATACWELAQAGEVGLRVERERIPVLPEGERLCRAFGLDPLGTIASGALLLAVDAAAAEAVLAACRGGGVACAVIGEVRPAGEGVTLVSGGRAAPMPSFPQDEISRLFTEA
- the ftcD gene encoding glutamate formimidoyltransferase, translated to MADQILECVPNISEGQDPRAVEGLAGAVRATAGVRLVDVHADPDHNRSVFTFLGAPGDVERAALSLAAAVARSVDMRAHRGVHPRLGALDVLPFVPLRGLTMTAAVEIARRAGQTIALTHDLPVYFYAAAALSPARRSLPAIRRGEYEGLPEKLADPAWRPDAGPARFNPRLGATAVGAREPLVAFNVWLDSSDPEVARAIARAVRESSGGLPGVQAMGVPLARRGLVQVSMNLLDYRRTSLARAFDAVEAEAVRHGVAIRRGELVGLAPRAAFEGRAPESVGLADFTNAKYLDTHLPPPERDSD
- a CDS encoding IS110 family transposase yields the protein MVAGLDVGSSEHWVCGPGRADGTPNVRRFGTTTDQLQALADWLAEQGVESLAMESTSVYWIPIYELVESRGIEVVLVNARQLHHVPGRKTDVSDCQWLQLLHSCGLLRGSFRPGEAITRLRALHRQLANLVAERTRCVQWMQKSLDQMNVQVHRAVTDLTGVTGMAIVRAIVGGERDPARLARHRDRRCGKSAAEIARYLTGTWRDEHLFNLASTLRLFDALETEIAAYEAQLLQEVAALHPPERQAEPVPPHPNPAKEKAIKARGEQSARTTLWRFAGVDLTRVDGISAGAAQVVLTEVGPNLAAFPSEDHFVSWLRLCPRTPISGGKPLKKRRNGLGANRIAGVLRMAATSLQRSKTALGASFRRIARHKGGAVAVFATARQLARLIYRMLRYGHDYVDIGEQAYDHQFQTRRLAALTETARTLGYTLVPKVAAG